DNA from Castor canadensis chromosome 3, mCasCan1.hap1v2, whole genome shotgun sequence:
GGAcacagcagaaaaaagaaaaagaaaaatattcacaatgTAATAGAGGAGGAATCTACTTTGTGACAGTGCAGCCATGCAATTATTCAGTTCAATTCTGGGCCACAAGGATGCTGGTTAGAACAAAATGCTAGTAAGAGTGAAATGTGGCTTCAATGTTGCcataaaaatcattctttttaagGCTGTAATTACAGCTACgaaggaagtaggaggatcacttgagcctaggggttcaaggtcagcctggggaacATAGCTAGACTCATCTCAAACATGCAGTCTAACTAACTTTTTGCACAAGCTGGCATCCAACTTCAATCTTCTTGATACCTGCCTCCcaggcagctgggattacaggcattagccaccacacctagcccctTGTTTGCCCCCTTTAATTCTACCCTCAAATACAGTCATGGAATCTTATTTTACAACAGTGCCAATTACAAATCTTTTACCTTCATGATGACTGAGGGCAGGGTGTGggaatgaagaaatgtttaaagcATCATGAGCTCTTTTACTTTTAAACCTTCTTAAATATCTTTTACCCAGAGGAACCACTTATGTACAAGATATGACGTCTGCTTTTGCAGTTAATGGTATGTTGTATGAAGCTTTCCATCACAATAAATTTTTACCTGATTACTTTTGGTCAGTGCCTACAATTCTGAAacaccaaaaatcaaaacaatctgCTGTGTGAGGATCACCACATGTTTAATCCTAAAAGGTGTATTTTTTAGTCAAATTGCTGCTGAATAAAAGAATAACTGCTCTCATCATTCATTTTTACAGTGTCATGCTCAATCAAAGCCCAGGGGCTTGGGTTGCCACAAACATCAGCTATTGTGGCCTCCAAGGTAAGAAAAGGACACTCCACTAGAACCCTTACCACCAAGCTACCTCACAAGCAACCTCAGAGCAGGCTGGGCCCTGGCACATCCTGCACGTCCAACAGTCACCAAGGAGACATCCCATCCAGACCCTGTGACAGCCGCTTGCCTAGCAACTGGCATTTCATGGATGCAGAATCCAAGAATGATTTTAATGATAATCATGTTTCATGTATGAGAGAGAGTGAGTCAATTTGAGATTCGAAAATGTTGATTACAAAGTTACATAACAGTAATAAAGGAAGTTCTCTTACAAAATCAGTTTACACACATCTATTgctccatcaaaaaaaagaaatcaagtcaGAAAGTGGAGAAGagacaataaacatgaaaattccCTTCCagaacttccttttctttcttttttggtggtactgggatttgaactctggacctagctcttgctaggcaggagctctaccactctCAAGTAGagcttcccccttcccccaaccccactCCCGGAACTTACAAAAGTTGTTTTCCCAAACTGACCACATGTCAGAACACTGGACTTCACTCCCAGCCTGGACACTAAATTACTTTGGAACACCATGATGGTAGTTTAGTTTGTTCCTGACGGAATTAATTTTACTGCAGAAGCTTTAGAGTCTGGTTGCAGACTAATTCTAACTTGTCATTTACTGAGCAATGTCACCCTCCTGgggtttcattttcttcatcttcctaaCCTGGAGACTAGCATAAGAATGACAGAGATGATGTGAACAAACCAGCAAACCTCAGGACAGAGGCAGAGTGGACAGGTGGACAGGCTCAGGCCCAAGTGTCAGCAGACTCCGCTTGCTGGCTTATAGCTGCAACCTCAGAGAAATGTGTTAGTctcttagcctcagtttcctcatctgcaaaatggataCGACACTGGTTTACTATGAAGATCAATGAGATATAACTGGTGAAATGGCTAAGGCTCCTGGCAGAAAGCCAGGCACAATATGGACATTCTCTCCATGGTAACATCCTCTACCCCACCCCACACAAATACTTTTCTGAGAAACACTTGGAGCAGAAAGCACGGGATGGAATGCAGGAAGAACACCCGTTGAGTACAGTGTACCATGCAGAAGAGCTACTGAGTTTCCATAAATAATCTTATTTAACCCTGTAAGCATCCCAGTAGATAGGGGTAACTCAACTTATCCAAAGTCAGCGTGGGCCTGCAGTGCAGTGTGATTTGCATCCAGTCTTCTAGGAGTCCAAAGCCCAGGCTCTTATCTCAGCTGTGTGCTACCCAAGTCCCTCACCAGAGGCAGACTCCAGGCTGCAGGTGCCATCCGTCCCATCCCTGCCCACCCCGCAAGCTACACCTGCACTGCACATGCATCGTCAACACACAAGACAACTGACGCACACCTTGGATATCGATACACACGAATGGCATTATGCTACAATTACTTTTTGCAACTTGCTTTTTGAATAAACATTGCATTTTTGAGATTTAGCCATGTTACATACAGCTAGCTCTAGTTTATTTTAACTACAATTCAGTTTTCCACCACAGAACTGGACTAGTTTGTTTACTCAGCCTGCTACTGACAGCAGCTGTGACAAGATCCCATCTTGTCACAATCACAAGCCCAGCTGTGATGAGCAATTTTACCCTGGTATCCTGGCCCATGGGCACAGCAGTCAGCCCCTCTTGCCCAGAGTGTCAGGCCACCATCCACTTCGTCTTCCTGCCCTTGTAAGTAGTGTTATTGGAACTCAGCATGCTCACTCATCTATCCATCATCCAAGGCTGCTCTTACCTCCCACAGAGCTGAACAAATGTGACAGGCACCCTGTGTCCCCCACACCTGAGGAATGTCCTCTCTGGCTCTGCACAGGAAGGTTCCCACTCTACACTACCTACCTAGGAGTGAGTGGCTTGCTGGGTATCGACCCTGACCGTGACTCCTCCAAGGTGCCATCTTACACTCATGTCTACAGTGCGATGTGCCTGCCACACCAGCACATAACCCAACTTGTTGCCTGACTCTCAATACTCACCAGAATAATGAGTGTTTTACTATTGCCTGAAATACCCTGGCACTCAAAAGGTCAAGCCTATTTTTACATGcctaataaattttaaacagGGTGGGGTCTAGAGAGAAGCTGACAGGTACAGGATGAAACTGGATATGAGGAGTAACTTCTAATACACTACAGTCAGTAGGATAATGAGAGATGACAACAATTAACAGCTAGTACAGAGGGTTCCAAGTGTTCCtagcacaaagaaataataaagtctGAGGTGACAGATATGCCAACTACTGTCATCTGATTATATGCTGTATACATGTAGTAAAATGTCACACTGTGCACCCCAGAAACACATACAATtatgtataaattaaatttttctaaatttataaataaaaaagaaaagaaaaaaacattatttattcCACATATATTCAGATCCCTATTCTGTCTTCCTGATGCAAAAAATACAATGGTGACCTAAACAAGCAGAAGTGGAGGTATGCTTGTTTTTAAGGGTATAGGAGACGGTTTGTGACGTGAAGATAAGTAAAAGCCACCCACTTTACACAAGCAGTACACACAGCACTGTGGGCAGTTGCATAAGATATGGTCCCTGTGCTCCAGAGGGCAAAATGTTGTGTGCAGATGAACAGGATCTCAATTATGTGTGAGGCCTAGAGACAAAGGTAACTGGGAGGTAGCACTGTGCTCTGGTGCTCTGCATCTCAAGGTCCCTACAGCTGTGGTCTGTGTGTTCTCCAGGAGGACAGGTGGCCTCAGCATCATGCTTCCTAGCCCCCAGGCATGGGAAGCAGGAGACAGTGCATTCCCAGGGGTTGGGCCCCCTGCAAGGCTCAACCTTCTCTGGcacaggggaaaaggaaaggtcTACCCAGCTGCTGTTCCTACAAGCCACCCTGAGTGTAGGAAAGGGAAGCAGATTTTGTCTGCCTTAGCTGGCAAAAGCCAGCATGGTGCAGCCTGTGAGCCTCTCAGGTGTGCAGTCTTCATGCTGTCAAGTCCTCACTTGGCTAAGGGTCTCCCTGCCCCAGGCTGTCAGCACTGCCAATAAGCCTCATTTTGCTAAGCCACAAAGACAGTAGGTATGTTTAATTGTTTACCTAACACACCTATTAACCAAAATGCCAACCCAACAGTATTCTTCAATCAAAAAACAGGGCTAAATTCTTCCCACTGTTATTTGAACACTTGTGGATGTAGATCAGAAGCTGCCTGTGTGAGATGAAGAAAGAAACATCAATGCTAGCAGTAATCATCCTTATTTCTGCTCTACTTTCAGCTCATTAGTCGTACTCCAGTATACCTCGTCTCCGCTTACACTAAACAGGAGAACATAAATCCACAGGCCAAAGACCCTCAAAACTTCACAGTAAGCAAGATATCAACAACACAACTTTCTGCTAATGGTGAGACTGGCAATTTTCAGGGGAGCTGTGGAGGTTTCAGCTGACAAGCTGCAGAGAAGTGACTCTTATCTTTTAAGCCAAGAAGCTGTCTCTGAAGGGCGACTACAGGTCTCCGGGGGCAAGATAAACCCACAGCCTTGAAACCAGCTGTCTTCTGGTTGATCAGGAAGGCACAAGAGCCATGAACACTAGTCCTGGTAATGTTCACCGGCCTTCACTCCTCCACTTACCAGGCTTCCTAGGTTCtgccccatccccccacccccccacacacactaccACTAGTTGCCAATGTGGGATCAGCTACCACCAGGAGATTATCCTCATTTTCATGCAAAGACTTGTTGAAGGCTGTACCACTGCTGCGCACAGAAGAGGATTCTAACCCAAATTTGCTTTCTACGACACCGACCCGCCTCATCAGTGCAAGGAATGACTGTAGTTAGTCACTGCAGATGTAGAACTGTCCATCCTGACATAGAAACTCAATCTCTCTTCAGGACTGTGACCAGACAAGAGGACTAGGCCAGGGGTGTGTGGAGGCTTAGCCCCTGGAGCTGGAATGCAGGGGACTCCAGATTCCCTCCAGGAGGAACGGGTACATACAGCCTTCTACTTCTCCACCTACCCCAACCAACCCACACCAAGGAGCAGGTAGGTCCCAGTGCCTggccttttcctcctccccactcAGACTCATAGGTGCTCTCTGCACATTGCATCAAAGATGCTATCAGCTGTTAGGaccctctccttcccccaggcCCTGGCCCCTACCCTCTTCGGCTCATAACTTGAGGCAATTTGTCAGCTTTGGGGCAGGAGTGCAGAAGTTCTTGTCATTCCCCCTCCCAGCAAGTTTGTCTAAGCCCAAGACCCAACACGTTGCTCCCTGCACTTGATCTAAAACCTAACCTCATGCTCCCCCACTTCCCACCGCCAGATCCCACCTACGTCTCGCTGACCGCAGAGCCAACACTTGTCTTGTAGCAACTAGAGCTAATGGCCCTTGACACCTGGAGCCCTGAACCACGAGGCCAGCCTCTGACCTCACCAGCCTCGGACAAGAGCAACCTCGCCCTCCTCCCACATCAACAGCACCAGCCTCTCGTCCACAAAGGAGGCCGCTGGCTTCCCAGCCCCTCAAAGTGTTCCCGTTCTCTCTATGCCCCACTTCCCAACCTGCAGGGCGGAGAGTCATGCTGCTGACCACCGTCCTCGATCCCACTTAAAGACAACTGGCCCCGCAAAGCCTCAGGTTGAGAACGGGTGAGCCCCACTGCCCGCGCTGGTAACGGAGCCAGATCCGCAGACCCTCGAGATCTGCCCACGCCTTTATGCCCTCATCCTAATCCTCTGTCCAGAACAGAACTGGACGCTGTACCGCAGCTGGAGCCCCAGGCAGACTCCAGGAGGGCGCGGCCGGACCCCTGCCCATCAGCCGCCCGACCCTCGCGACCCCAGCCTCGCTCAGCGGCCCTCCGGGGCCCAGACGCGGAGACTCCTGGACGCAGCCCCCTGACCACAGCAGCGGCCTCCACCCGTCACCCTAGCCCGCAGGCCTGACCTTGTCGGAGCTCGGGGTCGTCCAGCACGTTGTAGGCCGCGTAGTCGCGAACGCCGTGCAGCCGCAGGATCTGCACCACGGCGTTACTGAAGCCGCACTGGGGCTGCTCCGGCGTCCCCTTGAGGAAGACCACCACCTTGTCCTTCTTCACCATCGCGTCCAGCTGCTCTGCCCGGCCGCCGCCCGCGTCCGAGCCCGCCGCACGCACGCCGGAACCCCACAGGCCGCCGCCGCGCCCCCAGCGGAGCAGAGCCGCCGCTGCCCGGCCCAGGGACCCGCTCATTACAGCTCGCTCTCCAGAGTCCTGGACCGCCCGGGACCTCGGCGGCCACCTGTAGTTCTCCCCAGGCCAGCGGCGGCCAGGCCCGTCCAACCGAGGCTCTCATTGGACCAGCTTCCAATTGCTCTCTGTGATTGGAGAACACTAGCCCACGAGCACTAGATTTGACGAATCAGGTTGCTGATCCCGCCCAGAGGGTGGGAAGTGCTCTTTACACTGGAGCCGCATCCTACAGCCTTCCTGTGGACCGTCGGCAACTGCATTGTTAGCTGATTGGAGAGAGTGGATGTCCATCCAAGTCAGGTTGCGGGGCAACGACAGGCAAAACCCGGGGAAGAGGACTTTCCTTCCGCGAGCAGACGGGGCCTGCTGGGGACAACTGGGGCCGGCGCTGGGCGGGGTTTCACCCGTTCTGCTGCACGCTGGGAAGGGGTCACTTCCAGATGAAGGTTCCGGTTCCGGTGGCAGCCGACTGTCATGGCAACGCGGCTCGCCGTCCCGCGGTAGCTACATCTAGAGAAGTAGTGGACTAGAGCAGGCCGGCGCGCCTCTCCAGCCTAGGTGATCGCCCCGATGTCCCCCGAGGGCCGCGGCCTAATGAGGTCCGTTGGGGGCGAGGCGCGGGACCAGGCCTGTCCGGGAATTCTCCTGCGTTCCGAGTCGAGCCACGTGTCCAGGACCCTCCCCTGGCCCCGACGAGCACGTGGGCGCTGAGGCCCAGGCCCCGCCAGTGGCTCCCGCCTTAAAATGTGTAAAGGGCTCTCCGCTGTGTGATCGCTGGATGTCGGAGCACGCTGGTCCCCACCTAAGCTCCTGTGTCTGATCTCAGGAAAGGTTCGTTGGATGGAGAACTAAGAAATTAATGggttgggcgtggtggtacatacctgtattcccagcactggggaggctgaagcaggagactCCTGGACGCGGTCCCCTGACCAGCGCAGCGGCCTCCACCCGTCACCCCAACCCGCAGTCCTGACcttcaagaccagcctgtgccACATAGCGAGaccccattttaaaaaaaatattgctaAAGATGTAGCggaatggtagagtgcttgcctagtgtagCATGCGTGAGACCCTGCGTTCCATCCccagagaggacagagagagaaatgaatacaGCAGAGAGACCTAGTGCCCAAAGTTTGTAGTCAGCATGAGAATGGAGAAGCAGATACAAAGTTCTGTGGGCTacagaggacagaaagaaagCCTCCTTAAGCCCATCGCTTGCTGTCCTCTCCGTTATTCTTGCCATTGGTTGACAGATTCTATCTAGAGGAGCGCTTGGGACGGCTAGATGTTCTTATTAATGGAACGTCGGACTCAGTGGAATATCGTGTGATCTGTAGTCTTGGAGCTGCGCTGGGTTGGTGGTACCCTAGAGCACACCAGACTTGCAGAAAAAGCATACTCCAGAGGAAGCTGAGGCATGCCTGCGCAAGAGCCTGCAGTCCCATGTGCAATTTTCCTCTGATAGTTCCTGGGTGCTGTTGCCACGGTGATAATGGCTGTGCCGTGTCATTATCTATCCACCAACAGTAAGAGAAGCTTCGCAGTCGAGATATTGTTTAGCAGACCGAGTGGTATCTGTTGGACACTAAGTACTGCTACAAACCACTTTTTGAAAACCTtcagttacttaaaaaaaaaaaaaaatttagtggaGGTGACCTGTTTGTTTGGGTAGTGCTCAAATTTAAGATCAGAgagtcagggctggtggagtggctcatgtggcagagtgcctgcctaacaaaagtgaggctctgagttcaagccccagtatcaccaaaaaaaaaaaaaaaaaaaaatgaagctgggtggcacatgcctgtaatcctaccttctCAAGAGGCAgggatcagtaggatcatggtttaaagccagccggggcaaatagttcccaaaccctatctcaaaacccatcacaaaaatgggctggttgagtggctcaaggtgtaggccctaaattcaaaccccagtaccacagaaaaaaaagatcattcagcATGGAACCTGGGCCAAGTGAACTATGAAAATGAACACATGACATATTCCAGAAATGCTCCTAGGGTCATCTTTTCACCCTATCAGTGTTATTGACGCTAATTTCTAATGTGAAACCCAAAAGCAGAATCTTTTTGTTTTGCAGATCCATTGATTCCAGGTAAATCAGAGGAGCGGGCACCATgagaaaagtacagaaaatgCTGTTAGTTGAAGCAACTGTTGTTTGAGAAGTCATGCATCTGGTACCTTCGACAATAGAGAATATATTAAATTCCCTCCCAAATCATCTAGCTTTATTTGATGCTTATATtgatgtaggtttttttttttttaattttttttaaaaaataaatactggcGCTGTATGTTTGTGGCTTACACCGATaatcctatttgggaggctaagatggggaggatcacagttcaaggctagcctggacaaatagttcaagagacccccatctccaaaataagcagagtaaaatggacaagaggagtggctcaagcagtggagcacctgccttgcaagcactaagccctgagttcaaaccccagtcccaccagctaaataaataagtaaataaatattggcAATTTGTTGCTGAACTTACATTGTGTTGTGTTATTACCTACTCTAAACTctaattttgcttttgtgttgACTGGAGAGGGAGAAGAATTTGCCAACTTCTGTTGTTGAGGTCTGAAACATAAGAGTAGTGAGGAGTATCATATCCCCCAACCTAGTATATAATACTGGTTTTGGAAGTACATGTGTCTTTTTCAGTTATCAAGTGAGACGACAGCTGCCATTAAAAgtcaaaaatagggctagtggtgtggctcaagtggtagagcagccctgaattcaaatcccagtacagctaaacttaagggaaaaaaatcaaaagtaatcCTAGAGCAGGAAGATTTCAAAGCTCATGTTTTTCAAAATTCTAGTGGAGCTGCTGTGTTTGATAGAATGGAATAGGAACATAGGAGATGCTAGAAGTATGGGAAGCATGTCTGTCTAAAAAGCTAAGGGAGATGGCTTTGATAGCTGGATCAGGGGCAGGCAGACATCTCTTGTATCtcaaagaaactgaaacaatatatctAAATTCAAGTTTTGAGGAAGCTAGAGGTGTAGCTCCACTGGTAGAGAACTAGTCTGACACATGCAAGGCCCTAATTTtgttccccagcaccacaaaaaataaaggtaagttTACATTATtgataaaacacaaaaatgacaGCAGAGTGTTGGTATTGTGTCTGTTGATTAGATTCTGCTTTTGAATGGTAACACCATTCTTAGAAAATTGGCATCAAATGTCAAtggttttctgtattagttttttGGGGGGCTGTGGATGGAACcgagggctttgtgcatgctaagtgaGTGCTACATCTTCAGCTTTATCAGTGATCttaagaagcaaagaaaacacttaagtgtttctttcaaagcaaacttgaatatgtgatttgacattttggttttgagatttttctttagaaaatttataatgaaaacatgACAAAATAACTTCTTAGTTATTTTTGTCAGAAATCTCAAGTTATTTCGAGCATGTAAATGAATGGCGTGTATTGGTTTGTGACATTAAGACGAGGTGGGGCAGGAAGTTCACACACTTAGGAGAACTCTAGGATTTTGGTCACAAAGTATTATCAGACCATGTAAACATGATGACTCAGGCACCCTAAAATGTTTTTCCTCCTGTGCTTATAGATAAGACTTCACTATATTTGGTAAAAGCCCccctttctcccactttgtgaAAGCAAATTGACCACAGAAGGCACAGTGAAAACCCTGTCAAATCTGAGGGAGCCTCTTCCTGCATCTCAGCCCCAGAGGAGAAGCAAGAGGTGGAAATAACTGAGCCTGAGATGACTTCATCACAGCACTCGCCTGGCTGTTTCCCTTCCCTGCTTCCATGCCCAGTGCTGTGCATTCTTGTCTCTGCCACAATGGCCAGCTTTAGAAGTCAGAGGATGTTTCATAAGATCCTGCTGACCAGAGATTTCTGCAAGTGTTATTCTAACAGAAAAGTGGCTGCTTGGGTTATGCAAGGGGCAGAGCCACCAAACATTCCTGAGCTAAAATAACAATTGGGACCCAGAGCTCCAGGGACCTGAGCTGGAACCTGAAACCTTTCTCTGTGGGACACTTAGCTATTATCCAGTAATTTTAGAGCATCACTCACCCCAACCCCGGAATTAACTCCATTCCCTGACAACACCAAAATAATGTAATATGGGAGAAACCAAGGCAAAGCCCAGCCCTCCCAGGGATTTTTTCATCCCAACAAGAATCAAGACGTACCATTTCAGTTTTGACTATCTGACGAGGCAGCTGTTGGagtttgtttttttggagggggtaaGGGGGTTGTTGTCtcgttttttttaaacagggtcttcttcctgtgtagctgagactTGCTTTGAACTCCTCAttatcctgcttcagcctctgagtgctggaattacaggtgtatgccagcATACCTATTGGCAGCTGGTTTTATGAATACTTCTCTGGCAGCCAGaaacagtggctcacgcctgtaatcctagctactcaggaggcagagatcagaaggatcacagtttgaagccagcctgggcaaatagtttgtgagaatttatctcgaaaaaacccatcacaaaaaagggagggggcactggtggagtggctcaaggtgtaggccctgagttcaaaccccaggaccacaaaagtAAATACTTCTCTGGCCACTTTGGGAACGGCTTCTGTTTTGCTAATTTCTGTTATCCACATTATGGGGACCCAGCCTAGAGACAGGAGAAGGCAGGCCTGGCTGGGGTCACCTTCCACTGTGGCATGCAGATCTTGCTCACCTCAATAGATGATACGCTGTAGGTCAGGTCAGTCTAGAATAATCCACAGCAGATAGGTGATCATTTATAGAAAGCCTGGATGCCATAACAGCCTGCTTCTGCCCTGTGATTTGGAGTGTGGGGGAGTGGCCCTGGGTTCCAGGTCTGACCATCAGGAAATAGTGAGTTTTGAGTCTCCTTGGATTTTTCCACACCTCCTATTTCCCTGTATTTTTGAAGAATGTAGCTGTGATGTCTGTTAAAGGTTATATGTATCTCCAGATTTCTTTATATTTGGGCTGCATAGTTTTAAGGGATAATTTGTACTGTGTTCCTCTCTAAACGATTACCCCAACATGATATTATCTTGTATGTATATtgtaattttccttcaaatgacttTTGTACACAAGTCCATTTGAACCTTACATTAACCCTGTgatgttgggtgtggtggtgcacacctataatcccagcattcaggagcctgaggcagaaggatcatgagtttgaggctacatAGCAAACCCgtgtcataaaataaaattaaaaaaaaaaaacctaggttcTCAGGACCTAGGTTTGGGACATTTTGGTCTCCAAACTATGTTCTCTAATATTTATGACATCTGTTGATAGACTTTAGCACTTGGGTTCCTTCACACATTTTGTTGTCTTCACgtgcagtttttgtttttctgctgacTCAGCATCAGCAGCAAGGAGTTAGTATCACCAGAAAATTAAATATCTGAGTGATCTCTGTAGACTCTTCGTATATATGTCCGATAGAaaatgatttttgtgttttgtaaaGTTGCAATGACAGTTTTAATCCAAAgatccaatgaagaaatccaaGCCACAGTTTTTCACCTGTGGGAGTTGTGTCCCTTTGTCCTCATGCTTCTTTCTCACCCTGAGGACCAGCTTCCATGACTGCATTTAAGATCATGTGTCTGTTGGACTTTGTTCTCTCAAGAACCTTATCTTATTCCAAGGGGAAAAGTCCGAATCAGATTTCCCGTGAGGTTGGTTAAGATTTAAGTGGTACTCATAAGACTTGTTAAGCCTTTTGATCCAGGGTGATAAAAGAATTGTAGGCTTTTCCTCCCCTGCTCTTTCATGAGCAATGCTAATGTTTTGCACTAATAGCACATACTTTCTGTAAGTCATCTTAGAACATTCCAAAGACTTCTGAGGAGGTGCTTAGACCACATTATAAAAAGTGAGGAGCCAGTGCCTGGTGTGTCAAGCGTGTGAAGCTTGGGCCTCTGATGGCTGTGGCAAGAACACTTAGCGAGTGTGCTTGCTTTTGAACGCTTGCTGTGTATTGCCAAGGTCGTAAATACGTTTTATGATGAGTCAGAATTTCACTTTGTACTTCTGAAGCCTTTAAGCCTTAATAATTTTATGCCTCCAAAATGCATCTTTCTATCGTGGGAGTCCATTGCTCCAAACCAACAATTCAtctagcaaagaaaagaaaattcactcCAGTTTTGTTGGTTGGGGTGATTGGGATCAGAAATGGTGAGACATTacctattcatttttcttttcaggagaaaactggattttaaataaatttctttctgtttttttaccCAGAAGACTACCACTTGTTAATTTAAACTTTACACTTTTTTTTGAAAGTATAGCCTAGTGAGATATCAAATTGATACCAAACTTCATAGTTTCAAAGAGTTTTACCAAAAAATTATTGTAAACCAATTATATTCTGCTAAAAACAATCACAGAAAGTGGAAAGCAGCAGCTTTTTTTGCATAGACCCCACTTGCAAAATTGAGAGACCACAAGAGTTTTGTACTAAAAGTCTTGAGGAGAAAGTACTGTGCTGGCATGCCTTCTTGCCTTTCCAGATGAGCAATTTTACAACTTTTTCAATGTCGTTCCTGCTCTGATATTTCCAAGGTTCATCTCTTCATACATCTGCAGGCCT
Protein-coding regions in this window:
- the LOC109684457 gene encoding glutaredoxin-related protein 5, mitochondrial, with amino-acid sequence MSGSLGRAAAALLRWGRGGGLWGSGVRAAGSDAGGGRAEQLDAMVKKDKVVVFLKGTPEQPQCGFSNAVVQILRLHGVRDYAAYNVLDDPELRQGIKDYSNWPTIPQVYLNGEFVGGCDILLQMHQNGDLVEELKKLGIRSALLDEKKDQDSK